In Penicillium oxalicum strain HP7-1 chromosome VII, whole genome shotgun sequence, one DNA window encodes the following:
- a CDS encoding Peptidyl-prolyl cis-trans isomerase D, with translation MAESKRPRVFFDIQIGDQKVGRVNFELFNDVVPKTAENFRALCTGEKGTGKQGKPLTYKGSIFHRVIKQFMIQGGDFTAFNGTGGESIYGEKFDDENFDLKHERPFLLSMANSGPGTNGSQFFVTTVPTPHLDGKHVVFGEVLNGKSIIRKIENMPTQSDKPKVDVTVVDCGELTGEEYDNADKRVQDATGDPYEDFPEDHQGEELTSTLALKIATELKGFGNTAFKKGELNLGLEKYQKGLRYLNEFPEPAESDPKELGEQMKALRFTLHSNSSLLANKLQQYRQAQSWASYALQVAEAAKAKDADLAKVYFRRALAHEGLKEEDEALKDLQEAAKLAPTDAGITNEIAKVKKAMKDRDAKDKAAARKFFS, from the exons ATGGCCGAGTCCA AGCGCCCGCGTGTTTTCTTCGATATCCAGATTGGCGACCAAAAGGTTGGCCGGGTGAACTTTGAGCTC TTCAACGATG TTGTTCCCAAGACTGCCGAGAACTTCCGTGCCCTTTGCACCGGTGAGAAGGGCACGGGCAAGCAGGGCAAGCCATTGACCTACAAGG GGTCCATTTTCCACCGTGTGATCAAGCAATTTATGATCCAAGGTGGTGACTTTACTGCGTTCAACGGCACCGGCGGCGAGTCCATCTACGGCGAAAAGTTTGATGATGAGAACTTCGACCTCAAGCACGAACGTCCCTTCCTCCTTTCCATGGCCAACTCGGGCCCCGGTACCAACGGTAGTCAATTCTTCGTGACCACCGTCCCTACTCCCCATCTCGATGGCAAGCACGTCGTCTTCGGAGAGGTACTCAACGGCAAGAGCATCATCCGCAAGATCGAGAACATGCCCACCCAATCCGACAAGCCCAAGGTTGATGTGACGGTGGTGGACTGCGGTGAGCTCACCGGAGAAGAGTACGACAACGCCGACAAGCGGGTGCAGGATGCCACAGGAGATCCTTACGAGGATTTTCCCGAGGACCACCAGGGTGAAGAGTTAACGTCCACTCTTGCTTTGAAGATCGCTACCGAGCTCAAGGGTTTCGGTAACACTGCATTCAAGAAGGGCGAGCTGAACCTGGGTCTTGAGAAGTACCAGAAGGGTCTGCGGTACCTGAATGAGTTTCCCGAGCCCGCCGAGTCTGACCCCAAGGAGCTGGGCGAGCAGATGAAGGCCCTCCGCTTCACTCTTCACTCCAACTCCTCCTTGCTTGCCAACAAGCTCCAGCAATACCGGCAAGCTCAAAGCTGGGCTTCGTACGCTCTCCAGGTTGccgaggccgccaaggccaaggatgcTGATCTGGCCAAGGTCTACTTCCGCCGTGCGCTCGCGCACGAGGGACtcaaggaggaagacgaggcgCTGAAGGACCTCCAGGAGGCTGCGAAGCTGGCCCCTACCGATGCTGGTATCACCAACGAGAttgccaaggtcaagaaggcCATGAAGGACCGTGATGCCAAGGACAAGGCTGCCGCCCGCAAGTTCTTCTCCTGA
- a CDS encoding D-aminoacyl-tRNA deacylase has product MKLVIQRVKSASVTVDSELISSIGKGLLVFAGVGKDDTEKEAENLVNKVLKAKFWPDEDGKQWKKNVQEIEGEVLCVSQFTLFGKIKKGNKPDFHDAADATTARRLYDHFYNKMRESYVPDRVKNGVFQAMMDVELKNDGPVGVDYRSEDAAVTIEIDTNLPKKEPQAPKNDGSAKGKDAKDDDKTGSTFEFQIPPELLA; this is encoded by the exons ATGAAAC TGGTTATTCAGAGAGTGAAGTCTGCCTCCGTCACCGTTGACTCTGAGCTCATCTCATCCATTGGCAAGGGACTACTGGTCTTTGCGGGGGTGGGCAAAGATGACACTGAGAAAGAGGCCGAGAATCTTGTGAACAAAGTTTTGAAAGCCAAATTCTGGcctgatgaagatggaaaacAG tggaagaagaatgtCCAGGAAATTGAGGGAGAAGTTCTCTGTG TATCCCAATTCACTCTTTTTGGCAAGATTAAGAAGGGTAACAAGCCGGATTTCCACGATGCGGCGGATGCGACCACAGCACGGCGACTCTATGACCATTTCTATAACAAGATGAGAGAGAGCTATGTCCCAGACCGAGTGAAAAATGGCGTCTTTCAAGCCATGATGGATGTCGAATTGAAGAACGACGGGCCGGTGGGTGTCGACTACCGCAGTGAAGATGCGGCG GTGACCATTGAGATTGATACTAATCTCCCCAAAAAGGAGCCTCAAGCGCCGAAAAACGACGGCAGCGCCAAGGGGAAAGATGCAAAGGACGACGACAAGACGGGGAGTACTTTCGAGTTTCAAATCCCACCCGAATTACTGGCATAA
- a CDS encoding putative formamidase has product MGVKGIRTALKVDLNKHARDQPGLHNRWHPDIPACGKIANNEVVKIECLDWTGGQIKNDDSAEDVRTVDLTEIHYLSGPFDVETAEPGDVLLVEIQDVQPFQDQPWGFTGVFAKENGGGFLDEIYPKAAKAIWDFEGIFCSSRHIPGVRFAGLIHPGILGCAPSAEVLAEWNRREGELIAANTVEGRIVAQPPQPQNAHAGNATEDIKEKIAKEGARTIPGRPEHGGNCDIKNLSRGSKVYLPVHVPGAKFSVGDLHFSQGDGEISFCGAIEMAGVITLKFSVIKNGMAKMGMKSPIFLPGPVEPQFGPGRYLTFEGFSVDENGKQHYLDATVAYRQTCLRVIEYLRRYGYSDYQIYLLLSCAPIQGHIAGIVDIPNACTTLGVPMDIFDFDIRPEAEVVKRDLGSCAFANQ; this is encoded by the exons ATGGGGGTCAAAGGGATTCGAACCGCTCTGAAGGTTGATCTCAACAAGCACGCTCGCGACCAGCCAGGTCTTCAT AATCGATGGCATCCTGATA TTCCGGCATGTGGCAAGATCGCCAATAATGAAGTCGTCAAGATTGAATGTCTGGACTGGACGGGTGGGCAGATCAAGAACGATGATTCCGCGGAGGATGTCAGAACAGTCGATCTGACCGAGATCCATTATCTATCGGGTCCGTTTGACGTTGAGACCGCCGAGCCCGGTGATGTTCTGCTGGTGGAGATTCAGGATGTGCAGCCCTTCCAAGATCAGCCATGGGGGTTTACTGGTGTCTTTGCCAAAGAAAACGGGGGAGGCTTCTTGGACGAGATCTATCCCAAGGC TGCCAAAGCAATCTGGGACTTTGAAGGTATCTTCTGCTCCAGTCGACACATTCCCGGCGTACGATTCGCAGGCTTGATTCATCCCGGGATTCTTGGATGTGCTCCTTCGGCCGAGGTGCTTGCTGAATGGAATCGGCGTGAAGGAGAGCTGATCGCAGCAAACACGGTCGAGGGTCGCATCGTGGCTCAGCCGCCGCAACCGCAGAACGCCCATGCTGGAAACGCCACCGAGgacatcaaggagaagatcgcCAAAGAAGGAGCGAGAACCATTCCG GGTCGTCCTGAACATGGTGGCAATTGCGACATCAAAAATTTGTCGCGCGGATCCAAAGTCTATCTCCCGGTTCACGTCCCGGGCGCCAAATTCTCGGTCGGTGACTTGCACTTTTCCcagggagatggagaaatcTCCTTTTGTGGCGCCATTGAGATGGCGGGTGTCATCACACTCAAGTTCTCGGTGATCAAGAACGGCATGGCCAAGATGGGCATGAAGtctcccatcttcctccCTGGTCCGGTCGAACCTCAATTCGGACCTGGACGGTACCTGACCTTTGAGGGCTTTTCGGTTGATGAGAATGGAAAACAGCACTACCTTGACGCCACGGTCGCGTATAGACAGACTTGTCTCCGCGTGATAGAGTATTTGAGACGCTATGGGTACTCGGACTACCAGATTTATCTGCTTCTTTCATGTGCACCTATTCAAGGGCACATTGCTGGGATTGTCGATATTCCCAATGCCTGTACCACACTCGGGGTCCCCATGGATATCTTCGACTTTGACATTAGGCCcgaggcggaggtggtgaAGCGAGACTTGGGAAGCTGTGCATTTGCAAACCAGTGA